AAAAACAGGCCAGAATATGGTCTATAACCCGCTTGAAGCCCCTCCCTCGGCTTGTACGCCGGGCAACACCTGCAGGCATCAGGACGGATATCTGAGGCTGGGAAAGACATGGGCCAGTCCGAGATTCACCGATTTTAACGACGGCATGATGGTTGAAGACAACCTGACCAGACTTGTATGGTTCAAAACGCCACCCGACGTACCCAAAACATGGGGCGATGCGAATTCATACTGCAAAAGCCTTACCGACGGCCAGTGGAGACTGCCGACTATGGAGGAACTGGAGACTTTACTTGACGCATCGGAGTTTGCCCCTGCGATAGTGTCATCGATTGCAACATATTTTACCGGTTACGGGAATTACAAATACTGGACATCGACATCTTATGCAGCCAATTCGTCATATGCATGGTTTGTGGATTTCAATGACGGCACGGTGAGCACGCAATCCAAAGCATCTTTATCATATGTATGGCCTGTCAGGGGTCCCATCATAGGTGATTAAATGAAGCACCTGTCCGTTATGGAAAGAATATATGTCAGGCTGCTTGACAGGAATTTTCAGGAAGAGATATTCGGCGGTCTTTCAGGTTTCGGGAAAAAAGGCGAAGGCTACATAGCATGTTGTCCGTTCCATGAAGATACCCTTCCCACGCTGATAATCAATACCGACAGCCCGCGGTATTTCTGTTTTGCATGCGGTGCTCATGGAGACTGGATCGATTTCCTGATTAAATACAGGACAATGAGCTTTAACGATGTCCTTGAGTATCTCAACAAAGCCGCTTCCTTGCGAGTGATCCCTTCAGAAAATGAGTGGAAAAATGAATTAACCCGCTCATGCATGCTCGAATCGGCAATGAGCATATACTCTGCGATGCTCTTTTCGGAGACGGGAAAAGATGGGCTGACTTATCTCAACAGCCGTGGATACATGGGCGAGGAGATCGAGCATATGGGACTCGGGCTCTTCCCGGGTTATGAGGAAACTCTCAGTATCCTTGAAAAAGATTATTCCCGGGCGGAAATTTCGGGCGTGTTTTCTTATTGCAATGAAAACACCCTGATGATTGCAATACCCTACAGGGACTTATGCGGCAGGCTTATGGGCCTATATGGCATGTCACCTGATAATGAGCATAATTCATATGTGCCGCTTACCAATATGGAATATCTCAAAGGCACGCCCTTGCTTATGTATAAATCAAGAAAACAGGATAAGCTTGTTGCTGTTGAAGGTTTTTTCGATGCAATGCTTTCGGACTGCATAGGCATCAAGGGCGTCATCGGTGTGGGAAGGGAAGGCCTTACGGCTTCGATGCT
The nucleotide sequence above comes from Desulfomonilia bacterium. Encoded proteins:
- a CDS encoding CHC2 zinc finger domain-containing protein; protein product: MKHLSVMERIYVRLLDRNFQEEIFGGLSGFGKKGEGYIACCPFHEDTLPTLIINTDSPRYFCFACGAHGDWIDFLIKYRTMSFNDVLEYLNKAASLRVIPSENEWKNELTRSCMLESAMSIYSAMLFSETGKDGLTYLNSRGYMGEEIEHMGLGLFPGYEETLSILEKDYSRAEISGVFSYCNENTLMIAIPYRDLCGRLMGLYGMSPDNEHNSYVPLTNMEYLKGTPLLMYKSRKQDKLVAVEGFFDAMLSDCIGIKGVIGVGREGLTASMLKTAAGFGAKTIILALSGADKTKKAIDLIRKKGLEARVVMLPEKYDDVDAFIRDTCINKFGKLVDKAVSHEEWLKIRTGTE